A single region of the Neodiprion pinetum isolate iyNeoPine1 chromosome 5, iyNeoPine1.2, whole genome shotgun sequence genome encodes:
- the LOC124220661 gene encoding protein tyrosine phosphatase domain-containing protein 1 — translation MDVGSLIPAGLQPNRLNLTNVTAGYNKISENLRKLAPSAMQCAIFCGGSRCKYENPKAWPPVHMAIQDIYSHWVTEDVLAMARPSTEQIVKKKIVAQFQAWGIKTIINLQTPGEHASCGGPLEDSGFSYDPNVFMADKIYYYNFAWKDYGDATLGKLLDMVKVVAFAVQEGRVAIHCHAGLGRTGVLIACYLVYSLRVRANDAIRFVRLKRPNAVQTRGQILCVQEFEHYVLPHMMVFAPRDISTGNRSSTKAPCGLRSYMRKQSNILHGYDQRTFKHIPKIVFVICERILQLCDCRSDNSPSEIEFLVSSVPFTQKFLYNRIEKMRIDGGNMQHSCSWADSLADTSFDGSGSTVCGEDSNRDTSEDVSAISCSSPEAPSCVSEYSVLDDNFIDDVLGDGIRDQHLYENGCYKELQSQLDMKAAVQSKINDFVGADEAAQALLFDYELLPVSRITRIHEYQIDLNNRQTAWQRLELETDLHVLSALLYDWLENLKYPVLDKDDLSLIVVWGSNVEKCLEKLDVCDGYLIEYLLRFILRLRPLSLEGQTLLIKRLMAALTQQAVWINRTLLPSGKEFGKLRGGTCGKLNDFLVGMMSFIMEINTVDIDRSVSTFFWSTANLPQENDREEDNEDVVQSA, via the exons ATGGATGTGGGATCCTTGATCCCGGCTGGTCTGCAACCGAATCGATTAAACCTAACGAATGTAACGGCCGGATACAACAAGATATCGGAAAATCTGAGGAAACTTGCCCCGTCGGCGATGCAATGCGCTATTTTCTGCGGCGGTTCTAGGTGCAAATATGAAAATCCGAAAGCGTGGCCTCCCGTCCATATGGCTATACAGGACATCTACTCCCACTG GGTCACCGAGGACGTTTTGGCGATGGCACGACCGAGCACAGAGCAAAtagtgaagaagaaaattgtcGCGCAATTTCAGGCATGGGGGATTAAGACGATCATCAATCTCCAGACTCCTGGAGAACACGCGAGCTGCGGGGGACCTTTGGAAGACAGTGGATTCAGCTACGACCCGAACGTCTTTATGGCCGATAAAA TTTACTACTACAATTTCGCATGGAAGGACTACGGGGACGCGACCCTGGGAAAGCTCTTGGACATGGTGAAGGTCGTCGCGTTCGCCGTTCAGGAAGGCAGAGTGGCGATACATTGTCATGCTG GTCTCGGAAGAACGGGCGTTCTAATAGCCTGTTACCTGGTCTACAGTCTTCGGGTGAGAGCAAACGACGCTATAAGATTCGTGCGACTGAAGAGACCCAACGCAGTACAAACAAGAGGGCAGATTCTCTGTGTCCAGGAATTCGAGCACTACGTTCTTCCGCACATGATGGTATTTGCACCTCGTGACATTTCAACCGGCAATCGATCATCTACCAAGGCACCATGCGGCCTACGTTCTTACATGAGAAAACAGTCCAACATTCTTCACGGCTACGATCAGCGGACTTTCAAGCACATCCCAAAA ATCGTCTTCGTAATTTGCGAGCGAATACTTCAGCTCTGCGATTGTCGAAGTGACAACTCACCTtctgaaatagaatttttagTATCCAGTGTACCTTTTACGCAGAAATTCTTGTACAATAGAATTGAGAAGATGAGAATTGACGGAGGCAACATGCAACATTCCTGCTCCTGGGCCGATTCCTTGGCGGATACTTCCTTCGATGGCTCTG GTTCAACGGTTTGCGGTGAAGATTCGAATCGAGACACGTCGGAGGATGTGTCGGCGATCTCTTGTTCCTCGCCGGAGGCTCCGTCATGCGTTTCGGAATACTCTG TTCTGGATGACAATTTCATCGACGATGTACTAGGAGATGGTATACGTGATCAACATCTCTACGAGAACGGCTGTTACAAAGAACTGCAATCCCAGCTTGACATGAAAGCTGCGGTGCAGAGCAAAATTAACGACTTTGTAGGCGCGGATGAAGCAGCCCAGGCTCTGCTCTTTGACTACGAACTCTTACCAGTATCTAGAATAACACGGATTCACGAGTATCAG ATCGATCTGAACAACAGACAAACTGCGTGGCAGAGACTCGAGCTTGAAACGGATCTTCACGTTCTATCCGCCCTTCTTTATGACTggttggaaaatttgaaatacccGGTTCTCGACAAGGACGATTTGAGCTTGATAGTTGTGTGGGGTTCGAACGTCGAGAAGTGTCTCGAAAAATTGGATGTCTGCGATGGATACTTGATCGAGTATCTTTTGAGATTTATCTTGAGACTGAGACCCTTATCTTTAGAGGGACAAACTCTCTTGATCAAGAGGCTGATGGCTGCTCTGACACAGCAGGCAGTATGGATAAATCGGACATTGCTACCGTCGG gaaaaGAATTCGGTAAACTGCGCGGAGGTACTTGcggaaaattgaatgattttcTGGTCGGGATGATGAGTTTTATTATGGAGATTAATACTGTGGACATTGACCGTTCCGTGTCGACATTTTTTTGGTCAACAGCAAACCTTCCACAGGAGAATGATCGGGAAGAAGATAACGAGGACGTTGTACAGTCcgcgtag